CTGGCCCTGCTGGAGTGGGCGGAGGAGCAGGGCTTTCAGCCGGAAGGCGTACTGTTTGACGCTTGGTACGCGGCGAGGCAGGTCTTGGAGCGGCTGAAGTTGAGTTTCTACCAATGCCGACGGAGACTTATTGCAGGTAAGCTGAGCCTGGATTTGAGCCCTCTGTTACCGGTGCAGGTGGAGGCCGCGTAAGTCCAGATCATGAATTGCAAGGAGGGGTCACTCGGACGGAAGGTGGTTCAGGCTCCGTTAAGGGTGAAGAAGGTAAAAGGTAAAATGAAGGCTATGAGGGTGACCGTCGTTGGAAGCGGATATGTCGGCCTGGCCACGGCAGTGAGCCTGGCTTATCTGGGGAACCGGGTGGTGGGGGTGGATGTGGACGGGGACAAAGTGGCGGCCTTAAACCGGGGCAAGCCTCCTTTCTTCGAACCCCACCTAGAGGAAATGCTAACTCTGGTGCGGCCAAACCTGAGCTTCACCACGCGCTACGAGGAAGCAATACCCCAGGCTCAGGTGGTCTTCATCGCTGTAGGTACGCCCTCTTCTCCTGACGGGAGTCCCGATCTGACCCAGGTCAAGCAGGCTGCCGAGGGTATCGGGCGCTACTTAGGGGAGGGGTTTACCGTGGTGGTGAACAAGTCCACGGTGCCTGTGGGAAGTGGCAACTACGTGGAGGCCCTGGTGCGCCGGGCCTTCCGGGAGGCGCACGGGGGCGAGCCGGACGGCCGTTTGGCGGTAGCCTCCAACCCGGAGTTCCTGCGGGAGGGTCAGGCCCTCCACGATAGCCTCTATCCGGACCGAGTGGTGGTAGGCGCTGAGGACCGGAGAGCCATAGAAGTTCTACGAGAACTCTATGAGCCCATCCTGGAGCAGAGCTTTGCTCCACCCCCCTTTCTCCCCCGGCCCGAGCGCATGGGGGCGGTGCCCTTCCTCACCACGGACCTGGCCTCAGCGGAGCTCATTAAGTACGGGGCGAATGCCTTCCTGGCCCTCAAGATCAGCTTCATCAACGAGCTGGCCCGCCTGGCCGATCGGGTAGGGGCGGACATCCGGGAGGTGGCCCGGGGTATCGGCCTGGACCACCGCATCGGTCCCCGCTTCCTTCAGGCCGGGCTCGGCTGGGGGGGAAGCTGCTTCCCCAAGGACACTGCGGCCCTTTTGGCCAT
The window above is part of the Thermus islandicus DSM 21543 genome. Proteins encoded here:
- a CDS encoding UDP-glucose dehydrogenase family protein → MRVTVVGSGYVGLATAVSLAYLGNRVVGVDVDGDKVAALNRGKPPFFEPHLEEMLTLVRPNLSFTTRYEEAIPQAQVVFIAVGTPSSPDGSPDLTQVKQAAEGIGRYLGEGFTVVVNKSTVPVGSGNYVEALVRRAFREAHGGEPDGRLAVASNPEFLREGQALHDSLYPDRVVVGAEDRRAIEVLRELYEPILEQSFAPPPFLPRPERMGAVPFLTTDLASAELIKYGANAFLALKISFINELARLADRVGADIREVARGIGLDHRIGPRFLQAGLGWGGSCFPKDTAALLAMGREYGLSLPITEAAREVNFGQRNLLVDKLLAELRTLKGKTVTLLGLAFKPHTDDLRESPALALADLLLKLGAFVRAHDPVALPRARQEVVLPLEYAETPEEAFKGADAVVLATDWPEYRTWPWERLRGLLRTPLVVDGRNFLDGKALAAIGYRYVGVGIPALGILSKVEV